The DNA sequence AACACAACCGAAATAATTTCCAAAAATGAATTTTTTGATTACGAAGCCAAATATTTGGGAGCATCAGAAGAAATAACTCCCGCTCCTATTTCAGAAGAAGAAGATAAACGAATAAGAGAGGCTGCGGCCCATATATACAGATCTTTAGATATGACCGGGTTTTCAAGATTAGATTTCATAATAGTTGATGGAACTCCCTATTTCTTAGAAATTAATACAACTCCCGGATGCTCACCGGCCAGTATATTTCCACAACAAGTTAAACAAGCAGGGTTGGATTTTTCGGAATTATTAGACAACGAAATTTCAATTGCATTACAAAGATTTGAAAATAAATAAACATGGAAAGAGTAGCAGTATTTCCTGGTTCTTTTGATCCAATTACCTTAGGACATTCAAATATAATTGAAAGAGCTGTCCCATTATTTGATAAAATTATTGTTGCCATAGGAAATAATTCCAATAAACAATATATGTTTCCCTTAGAAAAAAGAATGGAATGGATACGTGAGACAGTTAAAATATTTCCTAATGTAGAAGTTGACTCTTTTGATGGGCTTACGATTGATTATTGTGCAAAAAGAAAAGCTCCTTATATTATTAGAGGTCTTAGAAATCCAGCAGATTTTGAGTTTGAAAAAGCAATAGCACATACCAATCGCACATTGGCAAAAAAATCTGTAGAAACCGTATTCTTTTTAACATCATCCGGAAAATCTTTCATAAGTTCAAGCATTGTAAGAGAAATAATGAGATATAACGGAGATTATGAAATATTAGTGCCAAAAGCAGTTAGAATATAAATTTATTATTAAAATAATATATAACTAAGAACGGCTGCTAAGATTTTTTGTGAAATCAATATTCTTAAAATAAATATAGTTCGATTAATGAAGGAAGAATGTTAATAATATCTAGTAAAACTTAGATAAAAATTATTGCTTAGTTAATTTTTTTGTATTTATTTTACGTGATATTTTTACGAATAGTTAAAAAATTAATTTATATATCAGATGGAAAAACAACAATTAACCCAAACAAATTCAAAGACTAGAGTAGGAGGATTAAATCCTTTTATTACGATCATTATTTTAATAGCTATAGGAGAATGCATTTATCACTTTGTACTAGGTGCACCTTCAAACTTTAAAGGTGATACTACCGATAGCGACCCTAAAACGTTTATGGGTATTATCCATAAAGGGGGTGTGATTGTTCCTTTTTTGATTTCCTTTTTACTTATGGTTATCGTATTTTCAATTGAAAGATTTTTTATCATTGGAAAAGCGGAAGGAACAGACAGCTTAACAAAATTTGTAAATGATATCCGTGTATTATTAGATAAAAACGATATCAATAATGCCATTTCATTATGTGATAAACAAAAAGGTTCTATAGGAAATGTAGTAAAAGAAGGGTTAATTTCATATAGAGCATTAGCTAATGATACAACTTTAGATAAAGAACAAAAATTAGTTTCATTAAACAAAACATTAGAAGAAGCTACCTCATTGGAAATGCCAATGCTTGAGAAAAATATGACTATTTTAGCAACAATAGCATCAATCGGTACATTAGTTGCCTTAATGGGAACCGTAATCGGTATGATCAAAGCATTCTTTGCATTAGGTGAAGGAGGTGGGTCTCCGGATGCAGCTGCTTTATCAGTAGGTATATCTGAAGCCTTAGTAAATACTGCATTAGGTATTGGTACTTCAGCACTTGCTATAATTGCTTATAACTATTTTACATCAAGAATAGATACTTTAACTTTCAAAATTGATGAAATAGGTTTAAGTATTCAACAGTCTTTTTCTGCTCACCATTAATTAAGTTTCTAATTTTCTTTAAAGAGTAAAGAAAATTAAAAAGATAAGATTAAAAATTATTTTAAAAACTTAAAAAATAATATGGCAAGAGTTAAACCAAAAAGACACGGGATACACATAGATATGACGCCAATGAGTGATTTGGCGTGGTTGCTGTTAACGTTCTTTATCTTGACAACACAATTTAAGCCTAAAGAAACGGTAACCATTGATCCGCCTTCATCTATATCTCAAATTAAAGTCAGAGATCATGGAATGATGAAGATATCTATAACTTCAGATGGAAAATACTATTTCTCAATGGATGAGGAAAAATACAAAGTTCAATTGCTCGATGCAATGGGAAAGAAGTATGGCATCAATTTTACGGATAGAGAAAAAAGCGAATTTAAAAAATTAACGGATTTCGGGGTATCAATAACCGGTCTTAAGCAATATTTAAATATTCCGGAAGGACAAAGAGAATCTGTAAAAGTTCAGGGAATACCTGCAGACAGTGCAAAACCTGAAATTACCGATTGGGTTTTTGAAGCTAGAGAAATAGCTAAGAAAAATGGCGATTCATTAGACTTAGGGATCAAAGGTGATGTTAATACGCAATATCCTGTATTTAAAAATCTTTTATCTAGATTACAGGAGAAGAATATGAATAAATTTCAATTAATTACGTCAGCCGAAAGTAAACCGGAATAATGTAATTAAATTAACCCATTAACGAAAAAGAAAAATATGTCAGCAGGCGTAGATACAAGTAATAGTGGAAAAGGGGATGGAAAGGTAAGGGCTAAAAAAATGAACCTTAATGTGGATATGGCACCGATGTGTGATTTAGGTTTCCTTTTAATTACATTTTTCATGTTTACAACCACATTCAGTAAACCCAATATCATGCATTTAAACATGCCACCCAAGGTTGAAATCCCCCCTTCTAATATTCCTGAAATTAAAACAAAGAATTCGTTAACTATAATTTTAGGAAAAGACGATAAAATATATTGGCATCAACAGGAACAACAGGATTTAAATGCTTCCACTCTGATAGAATCCGACTATTCAAAAGAAGGAATACGTAAAGAAATATTACGAGCTCAGAAACAAGCAGATCAAAATAAATTCACTGTAATTATAAAACCTACCGATGATTCAAGTTATAAGAACTTGGTGGATATATTAGATGAAATGGAAATTACTAATTCTGATCGATACGGAATTAAAGAGCTTTCTTCAAAAGAAAAAGCAGTATATAAA is a window from the Apibacter sp. B3706 genome containing:
- the coaD gene encoding pantetheine-phosphate adenylyltransferase; this encodes MERVAVFPGSFDPITLGHSNIIERAVPLFDKIIVAIGNNSNKQYMFPLEKRMEWIRETVKIFPNVEVDSFDGLTIDYCAKRKAPYIIRGLRNPADFEFEKAIAHTNRTLAKKSVETVFFLTSSGKSFISSSIVREIMRYNGDYEILVPKAVRI
- a CDS encoding MotA/TolQ/ExbB proton channel family protein, whose protein sequence is MEKQQLTQTNSKTRVGGLNPFITIIILIAIGECIYHFVLGAPSNFKGDTTDSDPKTFMGIIHKGGVIVPFLISFLLMVIVFSIERFFIIGKAEGTDSLTKFVNDIRVLLDKNDINNAISLCDKQKGSIGNVVKEGLISYRALANDTTLDKEQKLVSLNKTLEEATSLEMPMLEKNMTILATIASIGTLVALMGTVIGMIKAFFALGEGGGSPDAAALSVGISEALVNTALGIGTSALAIIAYNYFTSRIDTLTFKIDEIGLSIQQSFSAHH
- a CDS encoding ExbD/TolR family protein gives rise to the protein MARVKPKRHGIHIDMTPMSDLAWLLLTFFILTTQFKPKETVTIDPPSSISQIKVRDHGMMKISITSDGKYYFSMDEEKYKVQLLDAMGKKYGINFTDREKSEFKKLTDFGVSITGLKQYLNIPEGQRESVKVQGIPADSAKPEITDWVFEAREIAKKNGDSLDLGIKGDVNTQYPVFKNLLSRLQEKNMNKFQLITSAESKPE
- a CDS encoding biopolymer transporter ExbD — encoded protein: MSAGVDTSNSGKGDGKVRAKKMNLNVDMAPMCDLGFLLITFFMFTTTFSKPNIMHLNMPPKVEIPPSNIPEIKTKNSLTIILGKDDKIYWHQQEQQDLNASTLIESDYSKEGIRKEILRAQKQADQNKFTVIIKPTDDSSYKNLVDILDEMEITNSDRYGIKELSSKEKAVYKEKVNN